A stretch of the Rhizomicrobium sp. genome encodes the following:
- a CDS encoding CinA family protein, giving the protein MQDLLPLAARVGQRLKDRKETVAIAESSSGGLLSAALLAVPGASAYFLGGAVVYTAKARVMLMDIPRDAVAGMRSASEPYAQLLARTARERFNATWGLSETGAAGPTGNPYGDAAGHTCIALAGPLSHATTLETADSDRVANMRAFTKAALELLERALT; this is encoded by the coding sequence ATGCAAGATCTCCTGCCGCTCGCGGCGCGCGTCGGCCAGCGCCTGAAAGACCGCAAGGAGACCGTCGCCATCGCGGAGTCCTCCAGCGGTGGGCTGCTCAGCGCCGCGCTGCTCGCCGTGCCCGGCGCCTCGGCTTATTTCCTGGGCGGCGCAGTGGTCTATACGGCCAAGGCGCGCGTCATGCTGATGGACATCCCGCGCGATGCCGTTGCCGGCATGCGCTCGGCCAGCGAACCCTATGCGCAGCTTCTCGCCCGCACCGCGCGCGAGCGCTTCAACGCCACCTGGGGCTTGTCGGAGACCGGCGCGGCCGGGCCCACCGGCAATCCCTACGGCGATGCCGCCGGCCACACCTGCATCGCGCTCGCCGGTCCGCTCAGCCACGCGACCACCCTCGAGACCGCCGATTCGGATCGCGTCGCCAACATGCGCGCCTTTACCAAGGCGGCGCTGGAACTCCTCGAGCGTGCGCTGACATAG
- a CDS encoding Type 1 glutamine amidotransferase-like domain-containing protein, with amino-acid sequence MRLYLSSFRFGDRFDLLLAMLGQGARAGVIANALDHLPAADREAYARHVHDPVAELRAHGVDASDLDLRRYFGNGAGLADALSQLDLVWVTGGNAFLLRRAMRQSGFDVLAPQRIAEDRLAYGGWSAGAVVATPNLRGIELMDDPSQLAEGYDAAPVWDGLNLIPFHLVPHYDSPHPDSAAADKVAVYMLDQAMPYRTLRDGDVLIRDAEGIRAYERQSP; translated from the coding sequence ATGCGCCTCTATCTCTCGTCCTTCCGCTTCGGCGATCGTTTCGATCTCCTGCTGGCAATGCTGGGGCAGGGCGCGCGCGCCGGCGTCATCGCCAATGCGCTCGACCATCTGCCGGCCGCCGACCGCGAGGCCTATGCCCGCCATGTCCACGATCCGGTCGCCGAGTTGCGGGCGCATGGCGTCGACGCGTCCGATTTGGACTTGCGGCGCTATTTCGGTAACGGCGCCGGCCTGGCGGATGCGCTGTCGCAGCTCGACCTGGTCTGGGTGACCGGCGGCAATGCTTTCCTGCTGCGCCGCGCGATGCGCCAAAGCGGCTTCGATGTGCTCGCGCCGCAGCGCATCGCCGAGGATAGGCTCGCCTATGGCGGCTGGAGCGCCGGTGCGGTGGTGGCGACGCCGAACCTGCGCGGCATCGAGTTGATGGACGATCCGTCGCAGCTTGCCGAAGGCTATGACGCGGCGCCGGTATGGGACGGCCTGAACCTCATCCCGTTCCATCTGGTGCCGCATTACGACTCCCCCCACCCGGATTCGGCCGCGGCGGACAAGGTTGCCGTCTATATGCTCGACCAGGCGATGCCCTACCGCACGCTGCGCGACGGCGACGTCTTGATCCGCGATGCGGAGGGCATCCGCGCCTATGAGCGGCAAAGCCCCTGA
- a CDS encoding M23 family metallopeptidase, which yields MSRWDLRAARRSARAGPAVIRRPAPLLPDFRQALEETLAALGIRPQIRKGDTHSHGLLWRWFAFEATWLAALNVVAAILLFAAAMTMTAPGMAFALWLGIAPMIYAVLNDGLPWLAFGLFVMAALKAAHARLDVKAHPATRVLGHALAAAMALGGLWVFIMLGYARIIPWLLQPVLWLAGGETSARLAAFDAALVRYFEPGLIGLCGLLLLAKQSKTGMTARAPTLRKRIALGGIAVSAFVLAIAAHAGWRHYSGADAHDALRFAIGGETLSGRDTTYGSLFAPGVQCHVSSLYGWRDDPLEPGRSEKHQGVDLAVKDGTPVRAMADGRVLFAAFDGGLGNFVALQATGRDAPVIVNGHMRRLDVRDGQMVQRGDVLGFAGSTGRSTGPHVHLQLCPAGHLHKGGFVCGGASDPYENWPTLAALARMSCSDGPSVF from the coding sequence ATGAGTCGGTGGGATTTGCGCGCTGCGCGGCGATCCGCGCGCGCCGGGCCGGCGGTCATCCGCCGGCCCGCGCCATTGCTGCCGGACTTTCGGCAGGCGCTGGAAGAGACGCTGGCGGCGCTCGGCATCCGGCCGCAGATCCGCAAGGGCGACACGCATTCGCATGGCCTGCTGTGGCGCTGGTTCGCGTTCGAGGCGACATGGCTGGCGGCGCTCAACGTCGTCGCGGCCATCCTGCTGTTCGCCGCGGCCATGACGATGACGGCGCCGGGGATGGCATTCGCGCTATGGCTCGGCATCGCGCCCATGATTTACGCCGTGCTGAACGATGGATTGCCCTGGCTGGCGTTCGGGCTGTTCGTCATGGCGGCGCTGAAGGCGGCGCATGCCCGGCTCGACGTCAAAGCGCATCCCGCGACGCGGGTTCTCGGCCATGCGCTGGCGGCCGCGATGGCGCTCGGCGGGCTGTGGGTCTTCATCATGCTGGGCTATGCGCGGATCATCCCGTGGCTGCTGCAGCCGGTGCTGTGGCTGGCGGGCGGCGAGACCAGCGCCAGGCTCGCGGCGTTCGACGCGGCATTGGTGCGCTATTTCGAGCCGGGGCTGATCGGGCTTTGTGGATTGCTGCTGCTGGCCAAACAATCCAAGACCGGGATGACGGCGCGCGCGCCGACCTTGCGCAAGCGCATCGCCTTGGGGGGGATCGCGGTGAGCGCTTTCGTGCTGGCCATCGCGGCGCATGCGGGCTGGCGGCATTACAGCGGCGCGGACGCGCATGACGCGTTGCGCTTCGCGATTGGCGGGGAGACGCTGTCGGGACGCGACACGACCTATGGGTCGCTCTTCGCGCCGGGCGTGCAATGCCATGTCTCAAGCCTCTATGGCTGGCGCGACGATCCGCTGGAGCCAGGGCGCAGTGAAAAGCACCAGGGTGTCGACCTTGCGGTGAAGGACGGCACGCCGGTGCGGGCGATGGCGGATGGGCGCGTGCTGTTCGCGGCCTTCGATGGCGGCCTCGGCAATTTCGTGGCGCTGCAGGCGACGGGCCGCGACGCGCCGGTGATCGTCAACGGGCATATGCGCCGGCTCGATGTACGGGACGGGCAGATGGTGCAGCGCGGCGACGTGCTCGGCTTCGCGGGCAGCACGGGGCGCTCGACCGGGCCGCATGTCCATCTCCAGCTCTGCCCCGCCGGGCATTTGCACAAGGGCGGCTTCGTGTGCGGCGGCGCGTCCGATCCCTACGAGAACTGGCCGACCCTGGCCGCGCTGGCACGGATGTCCTGCAGCGACGGGCCCTCGGTGTTCTGA
- a CDS encoding EthD domain-containing protein, which produces MIKLTFCLRRLPHLSRAAFQTYWFETHAPLVARYRTVLRIKRYVQMHAGSAAMNAAIAASRQAPAMFDGVAELWWDSLDDIVTNTSAEAQAAGLALLEDERKFIDLPKSPLFFGEEKVVFG; this is translated from the coding sequence ATGATCAAGCTCACCTTCTGCCTGCGGCGCCTGCCGCATCTGAGCCGCGCGGCCTTCCAGACCTACTGGTTCGAGACCCATGCCCCGCTGGTCGCCAGATACCGCACCGTGCTGCGCATCAAGCGCTATGTGCAGATGCATGCGGGCAGCGCGGCGATGAACGCGGCGATCGCGGCCAGCCGCCAGGCGCCGGCGATGTTCGACGGCGTGGCGGAGCTGTGGTGGGATTCGCTGGACGACATCGTGACGAACACCTCGGCGGAGGCGCAGGCGGCGGGCCTCGCATTGCTCGAGGATGAGCGCAAATTCATCGACCTGCCCAAATCACCGCTGTTCTTCGGCGAGGAGAAGGTGGTGTTCGGCTGA
- a CDS encoding GreA/GreB family elongation factor, whose product MSRAFVKERDDLPPEPPPEREPSGHPNLVTPRGLRLIEQALFDLNEALAADHSEEDKARLLRDLRYWTARRASARLVEHNARDREVGFGSEVTIRRHDGPPETWEIVGEDEADPAQGRISYISPIADALMGAREGETVEVEGRKPPLELEVVSVR is encoded by the coding sequence ATGAGCAGGGCCTTCGTCAAGGAACGCGACGACCTTCCACCCGAGCCGCCGCCCGAGCGCGAACCCAGCGGCCACCCCAATCTCGTCACCCCGCGCGGCCTGCGCCTGATCGAGCAGGCGCTGTTCGATCTCAACGAAGCGCTCGCGGCCGATCATTCGGAGGAAGACAAGGCGCGCCTGCTGCGCGATCTGCGCTATTGGACGGCGCGCCGCGCCAGCGCGCGGCTCGTCGAGCACAATGCGCGCGACCGCGAGGTCGGCTTCGGCTCCGAGGTCACGATCCGCCGCCATGACGGTCCGCCCGAGACCTGGGAGATCGTCGGCGAGGACGAAGCCGATCCCGCGCAAGGTCGCATCTCCTATATTTCCCCCATCGCCGACGCGCTGATGGGCGCCCGCGAAGGCGAAACGGTGGAGGTCGAAGGGCGCAAGCCGCCGCTGGAACTGGAAGTGGTCTCGGTTCGGTAA
- a CDS encoding peroxiredoxin-like family protein, with product MAGKFLAGERIAPHALLTASGQLAALPDATQLVHLQFRRFAGCPVCNLHLRSFARRIGEIEAAGVRELVIFHSTPEEMRKYMSELPFAVVGDPDKRLYREFGVEAAPRALADPRAWPGIARSVGAAAQDLLRGKAAANLAPLGGRLGLPADFLIAPDGRIVACKYGAHADDQWSVDEVLARAARRG from the coding sequence ATGGCCGGCAAATTCCTCGCGGGCGAGCGGATCGCGCCGCACGCGCTTCTGACAGCTTCGGGTCAACTCGCCGCGCTGCCCGATGCCACGCAGCTCGTGCACCTGCAGTTCCGTCGCTTCGCGGGCTGCCCGGTGTGCAACCTGCATCTGCGCAGCTTCGCGCGGCGGATCGGGGAAATCGAGGCAGCCGGCGTGCGTGAACTGGTGATCTTCCATTCGACGCCGGAGGAGATGCGCAAGTACATGTCCGAGCTGCCCTTCGCCGTGGTCGGCGATCCCGACAAGCGGCTCTATCGGGAATTCGGCGTCGAAGCGGCACCCCGCGCGCTGGCGGATCCGCGGGCCTGGCCGGGAATCGCACGGTCCGTCGGTGCGGCGGCGCAGGACCTGCTGCGCGGGAAAGCCGCAGCGAATCTCGCGCCGCTTGGCGGACGTCTCGGCCTGCCGGCGGATTTCCTGATCGCGCCCGACGGCCGGATCGTGGCCTGCAAATACGGCGCGCATGCCGACGACCAGTGGAGCGTCGATGAAGTGTTGGCGCGGGCCGCTCGCCGGGGATAG
- the ilvD gene encoding dihydroxy-acid dehydratase, whose translation MTKIDKSRLPSRHVTEGPERAPHRSYYYAMGLTEAEIHQPFVGVASCWNEAAPCNIALMRQAQSAKKGVKESGGTPREFCTITVTDGIAMGHEGMKSSLVSREVIADSVELTMRGHCYDALVGIAGCDKSLPGMMMSMLRLNVPSVFLYGGSIMPGRFKGKDVTVVDLFEGVGQFSAGKMTACDLTELERAACPGAGACGGQFTANTMACVAEAIGLALPYSSGPPAEVLSRDDFALNAGKAVMDLLAKNIRPRDIATRKAFENAARVVAATGGSTNAALHLPAMANEAGIKFDLFDVAEVFRSTPYLASLKPGGQFVAKDMWEAGGVPMLMRALLDGGYLHGDCMTVTGKTVAENLKDVKFNPDQKVMRDTANPLAPTGGVVGLKGNLAPEGGIVKVAGLKHTSHRGPARVFECEEDCFAAVERRDYKEGDVLVIRYEGPKGGPGMREMLSTTAAIYGQGIENIALLTDGRFSGATRGLCVGHIGPEAMDGGPIGLLRDGDIIVIDADKGILNVELSDAELAERRKSWTPKTPSFRTGALARYAKNVGPARYGALTTPGADEEVRCYADI comes from the coding sequence ATGACAAAGATCGACAAATCCCGCTTGCCGTCTCGCCACGTCACGGAAGGTCCCGAGCGCGCCCCGCATCGCTCCTACTATTACGCCATGGGGCTGACCGAGGCGGAGATCCATCAGCCCTTCGTCGGCGTCGCGTCCTGCTGGAACGAGGCCGCGCCCTGCAACATCGCGCTGATGCGCCAGGCGCAGTCGGCCAAGAAGGGCGTCAAGGAGAGCGGCGGCACGCCGCGCGAATTCTGCACCATCACCGTCACCGACGGCATCGCGATGGGCCATGAAGGGATGAAGTCGTCGCTGGTCAGCCGCGAGGTCATCGCCGACAGCGTCGAGCTCACCATGCGCGGCCATTGCTACGACGCGCTGGTCGGCATCGCGGGCTGCGACAAGAGCCTGCCGGGGATGATGATGTCGATGCTGCGCCTCAACGTGCCGAGCGTCTTCCTCTATGGCGGCTCGATCATGCCCGGCCGCTTCAAGGGCAAGGACGTCACCGTCGTCGACCTCTTCGAAGGCGTCGGCCAGTTCTCCGCCGGCAAGATGACGGCATGCGACCTGACCGAATTGGAGCGCGCGGCCTGTCCCGGCGCCGGGGCCTGCGGCGGCCAGTTCACCGCCAACACCATGGCCTGCGTCGCCGAGGCGATCGGCTTGGCACTGCCTTACTCGTCCGGTCCGCCCGCCGAAGTGCTGAGCCGCGACGACTTCGCGCTCAATGCCGGCAAGGCGGTGATGGATCTGCTGGCGAAGAACATCCGCCCGCGCGACATCGCGACCCGCAAGGCGTTCGAGAACGCCGCCCGCGTCGTCGCCGCCACCGGCGGCTCGACCAATGCGGCGCTGCATCTGCCGGCCATGGCCAACGAGGCCGGCATCAAGTTCGACCTGTTCGACGTCGCCGAGGTCTTCCGCTCGACGCCCTATCTCGCTTCGCTCAAGCCGGGCGGCCAGTTCGTCGCCAAGGACATGTGGGAGGCGGGCGGCGTGCCCATGCTGATGCGCGCCCTGCTCGACGGCGGCTATCTCCATGGCGACTGCATGACGGTGACCGGCAAGACGGTCGCCGAGAACCTCAAGGACGTGAAATTCAATCCCGATCAGAAGGTGATGCGCGACACCGCGAACCCGCTGGCGCCGACCGGCGGCGTGGTGGGGCTCAAGGGCAATCTCGCGCCCGAGGGCGGCATCGTGAAGGTCGCGGGCCTCAAGCACACCAGCCATCGCGGCCCGGCGCGCGTCTTCGAATGCGAGGAAGACTGCTTCGCCGCGGTCGAACGCCGCGACTATAAGGAAGGCGACGTGCTGGTCATCCGCTATGAGGGCCCCAAAGGCGGGCCCGGCATGCGCGAGATGCTCTCGACCACGGCGGCGATCTACGGCCAGGGGATCGAGAACATCGCGCTGCTCACCGACGGCCGGTTCTCGGGCGCGACGCGCGGCCTGTGCGTCGGCCATATCGGGCCCGAGGCGATGGATGGCGGTCCCATCGGTCTGCTTCGGGACGGCGACATCATCGTGATCGACGCCGACAAGGGCATCCTCAACGTCGAGCTCAGCGACGCCGAGCTCGCCGAACGCCGCAAGAGCTGGACGCCGAAGACGCCGTCGTTCCGCACCGGCGCGCTGGCGCGCTACGCGAAGAATGTAGGGCCGGCGCGCTATGGCGCCTTGACCACGCCCGGCGCGGACGAAGAGGTGCGCTGCTACGCGGATATTTGA
- a CDS encoding SDR family oxidoreductase: protein MARKPARAASAHRAIQRQVARADRRHPRKEPERAMQAGARIYPAPPLPKQHQAKPGSEAGLNPPPMYDAPYYQGSGKLKDKVAIVTGGDSGIGRAVAVLFAREGADVAILYLDEREDAETTKAAIEAEGRKCLLIAGDVSKRAFCRRAVARVVKKFGRLDVLVNNAAFQLHVNKFEDLTEAHFDKTLKTNLYGYFHMAQAAVPHMKNGSAIVNTGSVTGLLGNKDLLDYSLTKGGIHAFTRSLATHLVPRGIRVNAVAPGPVWTPLNPADKDAEAVTKFGADTPMKRPAQPEEIAPAYVFLASPQCSSYITGEILPIVGGYTGG, encoded by the coding sequence ATGGCCCGCAAACCCGCACGAGCCGCCAGCGCCCATCGTGCTATCCAGCGCCAGGTCGCGCGCGCCGACCGCCGCCATCCGCGCAAGGAGCCCGAGCGCGCCATGCAGGCCGGCGCCCGCATCTATCCCGCGCCGCCGCTGCCCAAGCAGCACCAGGCCAAGCCCGGCAGCGAGGCCGGCCTCAACCCGCCGCCGATGTACGACGCGCCTTACTACCAAGGTTCGGGGAAGTTGAAAGACAAGGTCGCCATCGTCACCGGCGGCGACAGCGGCATCGGCCGCGCCGTCGCGGTGCTCTTCGCACGCGAAGGCGCCGACGTCGCGATCCTCTATCTCGACGAACGCGAGGACGCCGAGACCACCAAGGCCGCCATCGAAGCCGAAGGCCGCAAATGCCTGCTCATCGCCGGCGACGTCTCCAAGCGCGCCTTCTGCCGGCGCGCCGTCGCCCGCGTGGTGAAAAAGTTCGGCCGCCTCGACGTGCTGGTGAACAACGCCGCGTTCCAGCTTCACGTCAACAAGTTCGAAGACCTCACCGAGGCGCATTTCGACAAGACGCTCAAGACCAATCTCTACGGCTATTTCCACATGGCCCAGGCCGCCGTGCCGCACATGAAGAACGGCAGCGCCATCGTCAACACCGGCTCGGTCACCGGCCTGCTCGGCAACAAGGACCTGCTCGATTATTCGCTGACCAAGGGCGGCATCCACGCCTTCACCCGCTCGCTCGCGACGCATCTCGTGCCGCGCGGCATCCGTGTCAACGCGGTGGCGCCTGGCCCGGTCTGGACGCCGCTCAACCCCGCCGACAAGGACGCCGAGGCCGTCACCAAATTCGGCGCCGACACCCCGATGAAGCGTCCCGCCCAGCCCGAGGAGATCGCGCCGGCTTACGTCTTCCTCGCCTCGCCGCAATGCTCGAGCTACATCACGGGCGAGATCCTGCCGATCGTCGGCGGCTATACGGGTGGCTGA
- a CDS encoding alkene reductase — protein sequence MPTLFDPIKVGALTLPNRIWMAPLTRTRALEGSRVPAPLAIDYYAQRAGAGLIMTEATSVEAMGVGYPNTPGIWSEAQTEGWKPIVEAVHAKGGHIFLQLWHVGRISDPVFLDGRQPVSASAVAAKGHVSLLRPERDYGVPRALETDEIPGVIAAYKKGAQNAKAAGFDGVEIHGANGYLLDQFLQDSTNRRTDAYGGSREKRARLMLEVADAVCEVWGADRVGMHLAPRGDAHTMGDSDLKGTFTYVAKELGKRKLAFLCAREHQAADSIGPALREAFGGVYAANESFTKESGEAALASGAADAIAYGKLYIANPDLEARFKAHAPLNQWDATTFYSAGAHGYTDYPALEAATA from the coding sequence ATGCCGACCCTGTTCGATCCCATCAAGGTGGGCGCCCTGACGCTGCCCAACCGCATTTGGATGGCGCCGCTGACGCGCACCCGCGCCCTGGAAGGCAGCCGCGTCCCCGCGCCGCTCGCCATCGACTACTATGCCCAGCGTGCCGGCGCCGGCCTGATCATGACCGAGGCGACCTCGGTGGAGGCGATGGGCGTCGGCTATCCCAACACGCCCGGCATCTGGTCCGAGGCGCAGACCGAAGGCTGGAAGCCGATCGTCGAGGCGGTCCACGCCAAGGGCGGCCATATCTTCCTGCAGCTCTGGCATGTCGGCCGGATCTCCGATCCGGTCTTCCTCGACGGGCGCCAGCCGGTGTCGGCCAGCGCGGTCGCGGCCAAGGGCCATGTCAGCCTGTTGCGGCCCGAGCGCGACTACGGCGTGCCGCGGGCGCTCGAGACCGACGAGATTCCCGGCGTCATCGCCGCCTATAAAAAGGGCGCGCAGAACGCCAAGGCTGCCGGCTTCGACGGCGTCGAGATCCATGGCGCCAATGGCTACCTGCTCGACCAGTTCCTGCAAGACAGCACCAACCGGCGCACCGACGCCTATGGCGGCTCGCGGGAGAAGCGCGCGCGGCTGATGCTCGAAGTCGCCGACGCGGTGTGTGAGGTGTGGGGTGCCGATCGGGTCGGCATGCACCTGGCGCCGCGCGGCGACGCGCACACCATGGGCGACAGCGACCTCAAGGGCACCTTCACCTATGTCGCCAAGGAACTGGGCAAGCGCAAGCTCGCCTTCCTCTGCGCCCGCGAGCACCAGGCGGCCGACAGCATCGGGCCGGCACTGCGCGAAGCCTTCGGCGGCGTCTATGCCGCCAATGAGAGCTTCACGAAGGAGAGCGGCGAAGCCGCGCTGGCGAGCGGCGCCGCCGATGCCATCGCCTATGGCAAGCTCTATATCGCCAATCCCGACCTGGAGGCGCGCTTCAAGGCGCATGCGCCGCTCAACCAGTGGGACGCCACGACCTTCTACAGCGCCGGTGCGCACGGCTACACCGATTATCCGGCACTGGAAGCCGCGACGGCCTAG
- a CDS encoding SDR family oxidoreductase, translating to MSKADGRKSIFITGAASGMGRETAKLFAGKGWFVGGYDVNETGLKTLEQEIGSGNCITGLLDVTQREAYRKTLAQFAEATDGKLDILYNNAGIGRGGFFADQNFDDILAVVNVNFVSVLIGIHEAIPYLKATPNALCFTTSSSSATYGMPGIAVYSATKHAVKGLTEALAVEFKMLGIRAADVLPGLIDTPILPPGVAAAAPKEGMFRAIPPVEVAKVVWEAYHSEKLHWYVPPELVELDKAATLDPEGTRDGMAAGTLFETLNRLSKP from the coding sequence ATGTCCAAAGCAGACGGCCGCAAATCGATCTTCATCACCGGGGCCGCCTCCGGCATGGGCCGCGAGACCGCGAAGCTCTTCGCCGGCAAGGGCTGGTTCGTCGGCGGCTACGACGTCAACGAGACCGGCCTCAAGACGCTGGAGCAGGAGATCGGCTCGGGCAATTGCATCACCGGCCTGCTCGATGTGACGCAGCGCGAGGCCTATCGCAAGACGCTCGCCCAATTCGCGGAAGCGACCGACGGCAAGCTCGACATCCTCTACAACAACGCCGGCATCGGCCGCGGCGGCTTCTTCGCCGACCAGAATTTCGACGACATCCTCGCCGTTGTGAACGTCAATTTCGTCTCGGTGCTGATCGGCATCCATGAGGCGATCCCATATCTGAAGGCGACGCCCAACGCGCTATGCTTCACCACCTCGTCGTCCTCGGCGACCTATGGCATGCCCGGCATCGCGGTCTATTCCGCCACCAAGCACGCCGTGAAGGGCCTCACCGAAGCCCTTGCCGTCGAGTTCAAGATGCTCGGCATCCGCGCCGCCGACGTGCTGCCCGGCCTGATCGACACGCCGATCCTGCCGCCCGGCGTCGCGGCTGCGGCGCCGAAAGAGGGCATGTTCCGCGCCATCCCGCCGGTCGAGGTCGCCAAGGTCGTGTGGGAGGCCTATCACTCCGAAAAGCTGCATTGGTATGTGCCGCCCGAGCTGGTCGAGCTCGACAAGGCGGCGACGCTCGATCCCGAAGGCACCCGCGACGGCATGGCCGCCGGCACGCTGTTTGAAACGCTGAACAGGCTGTCGAAGCCATGA
- a CDS encoding phosphotransferase, with protein sequence MSDDLVGEVAPAHRFDEARLRAHLERHIDGFGHGMVVQQIKGGASNPTFKLATQGPDGPLHYVLRKKPPGQLLASAHQVDREYRVMKALEGTGVPVPRMRHLERDDSVIGTAFYVMDFLEGRIFRDATLPGLTPSERSAIYDELNATLAKLHQVDYQAVGLGDFGRPGGYFERQVARWIKQYRGAESEHIPAMEALIEELPKRIPADLSVAIAHGDYRLENVMFHPTEPRLIAVLDWELCTIGHPLADIGYNGFLWHSEGQNWGSLRGVDFAASGIPTEVEYRDAYCRRTGRAGIPEWNFYVAFGAFRLAAISQGVYRRILSGNASTDRPAVNGTPRLAEQALEILNG encoded by the coding sequence ATGAGCGACGACCTGGTCGGCGAGGTCGCCCCCGCGCACCGCTTCGACGAAGCGAGGCTGAGGGCGCATCTCGAACGCCACATCGACGGCTTCGGCCACGGCATGGTCGTGCAGCAGATCAAGGGCGGCGCCTCCAACCCGACCTTCAAGCTCGCGACGCAAGGTCCGGACGGCCCGCTGCACTACGTCCTGCGCAAGAAGCCGCCGGGCCAGCTCCTCGCCAGTGCGCACCAGGTCGACCGCGAATATCGCGTGATGAAGGCGCTCGAGGGCACCGGCGTGCCGGTTCCGCGCATGCGCCACCTGGAGCGGGATGACTCCGTCATCGGCACGGCGTTCTACGTGATGGACTTCCTCGAAGGCCGCATCTTCCGCGATGCGACGCTGCCCGGCCTGACGCCATCCGAGCGCAGCGCGATCTATGACGAGCTCAACGCGACTCTCGCGAAACTGCATCAGGTCGATTACCAAGCCGTCGGCCTCGGCGACTTCGGCCGCCCCGGCGGCTATTTCGAGCGCCAGGTGGCGCGCTGGATCAAGCAATATCGCGGTGCCGAGAGCGAGCACATCCCCGCGATGGAGGCGCTGATCGAAGAGCTGCCCAAGCGCATTCCCGCCGACCTTTCCGTCGCCATCGCGCATGGCGACTACCGGCTCGAGAACGTCATGTTCCATCCGACCGAGCCGCGCCTGATCGCCGTGCTCGACTGGGAGCTCTGCACCATCGGCCACCCGCTCGCCGACATCGGCTACAACGGCTTTCTCTGGCATTCCGAAGGGCAGAACTGGGGCAGCCTGCGCGGCGTCGACTTCGCCGCGAGCGGAATCCCCACCGAGGTCGAATACCGCGACGCCTATTGCCGCCGCACCGGCCGCGCCGGGATCCCCGAGTGGAATTTCTACGTCGCGTTCGGCGCCTTCCGTCTTGCCGCGATCAGCCAGGGCGTCTACCGCCGAATCCTCTCCGGCAACGCCTCGACCGACCGTCCCGCGGTCAACGGCACGCCGCGCCTCGCGGAGCAGGCGCTGGAAATCCTGAACGGCTGA